A section of the Kribbella sp. HUAS MG21 genome encodes:
- a CDS encoding alpha/beta hydrolase-fold protein, whose translation MEREQVELEAPGLDRRGTVIRYGHFGRPVLVFPSEQGRAWDYENNGMVDAVADLIEAGRVKLYCVDSYDHVSWSDRSIQLEDRARRHEFYESWIVNQVVPTIGADSPGAVDIITTGCSLGAFHALNFACKRADLFPIAICQSGNYDAASWHAWGERGDATYFNNPADYLPGLTGDHLDWLRSRLFILLTVGQGDWETHPTGSLPSARATAAVLKEKGIPHELDLWGYDVAHDWPWWRQQLAHHLPRFC comes from the coding sequence ATGGAACGGGAACAGGTCGAGTTGGAGGCGCCGGGGCTTGACCGCCGCGGCACCGTGATCCGGTACGGCCACTTCGGCCGCCCGGTGCTGGTGTTCCCGAGCGAGCAGGGCCGCGCCTGGGACTACGAGAACAACGGCATGGTCGACGCCGTCGCGGATCTGATCGAGGCCGGCCGGGTCAAGCTGTACTGCGTCGACTCCTACGACCACGTCAGCTGGTCGGACCGCAGCATCCAGCTCGAGGACCGGGCCCGCCGGCACGAGTTCTACGAGTCCTGGATCGTGAACCAGGTGGTGCCGACGATCGGCGCCGACTCACCCGGGGCTGTCGACATCATCACGACCGGGTGCAGCCTGGGTGCCTTCCACGCGCTGAACTTCGCGTGCAAGCGGGCCGACCTGTTCCCGATCGCGATCTGCCAGTCCGGCAACTACGACGCGGCCAGTTGGCACGCGTGGGGCGAGCGCGGCGACGCGACGTACTTCAACAATCCGGCCGACTACCTGCCCGGGTTGACCGGCGACCACCTGGACTGGTTGCGCAGCCGGCTGTTCATCCTGCTCACGGTCGGGCAGGGTGACTGGGAGACGCACCCGACCGGCTCGCTGCCGTCGGCCCGCGCGACCGCCGCTGTGCTGAAGGAGAAAGGCATCCCGCATGAGCTGGACCTGTGGGGGTACGACGTAGCACACGACTGGCCCTGGTGGCGGCAACAGCTCGCGCACCACCTGCCCCGCTTCTGCTGA
- a CDS encoding amidohydrolase family protein, with translation MRDSEVPAWWQRLGLDGLVDVHVHFLPDRVMNAVWAYFDLASTHYGTEWPIQYRTSVEERLKTLDEIGVRAFPALVYPHKPGMAEGLNAWARDFAAVTPGCVPSGTFYPEPSAAGYVRKALDSGTRIFKVHVQVGDYDPRSGELDDVWGQLAEAGVPVVVHCGSGPIPGRHTGPGPMGEVLRRHPRLTAVIAHLGMPEYAEHLALTSYPNVHLDTTMALTPFTENLMPFPRDLTTRLADLQDRIVLGSDFPNIPYEYAVQLTSLESLDLGDAWLRAVCWDNGARLLGLAATTEG, from the coding sequence GTGCGTGACTCCGAGGTACCGGCGTGGTGGCAGCGGCTCGGCCTGGACGGGCTGGTGGACGTGCATGTGCATTTCCTGCCGGACCGGGTGATGAACGCGGTCTGGGCGTACTTCGACCTGGCGTCGACGCACTACGGCACCGAGTGGCCGATCCAGTACCGGACGTCGGTCGAGGAACGCCTGAAAACGCTTGACGAAATCGGTGTCCGGGCGTTTCCGGCGCTGGTCTACCCGCACAAACCGGGGATGGCGGAGGGCCTGAACGCGTGGGCGCGGGACTTCGCCGCGGTCACGCCGGGCTGCGTTCCGAGCGGCACGTTCTACCCCGAGCCGTCCGCGGCCGGCTACGTCCGGAAAGCGCTGGACTCGGGCACGAGGATCTTCAAGGTCCACGTCCAGGTCGGCGACTACGACCCGCGCTCCGGCGAACTCGACGATGTCTGGGGCCAGCTGGCCGAGGCCGGCGTCCCGGTCGTCGTGCACTGCGGCTCCGGCCCGATCCCCGGCCGCCACACCGGCCCCGGCCCGATGGGCGAGGTCCTCCGCCGGCACCCGCGTCTCACCGCCGTCATCGCGCACCTCGGAATGCCGGAGTACGCCGAGCACCTGGCGCTCACGTCGTACCCGAACGTCCACCTGGACACGACGATGGCCCTGACCCCGTTCACCGAGAACCTGATGCCGTTCCCCCGCGATCTGACCACCCGCCTCGCCGACCTCCAGGACCGCATCGTCCTCGGCTCGGACTTCCCCAACATCCCGTACGAGTACGCCGTCCAACTCACATCCCTGGAGTCCCTCGACCTGGGCGACGCGTGGCTCCGAGCGGTCTGCTGGGACAACGGCGCCCGGCTACTCGGCCTTGCAGCCACCACCGAGGGGTGA